The window AAATTAGAAAGTGTTGGAAGAGAAAAAGAAATCATAAGTAATAGAGTTACAAGAACTGGATTAGAGTTTGCAGATTTCTTTGTACATAAAGATTTAAAAGCTGTTGTTCTTTGAGGTAATGATGAATACCTTTATTTAAAACAATTTGATGAAAAGTTAGTTAAAGAAAAAATTGAAAAAATTTTTCAGTTAACCCCTCCTCTTGTAGTTTTATCTAGATCTTTTCCTGCAAAAGGAATCATTTTAGAACTTGCTAAAAAATATGATATTAGTATTTTATCTACTAAAGAATCTTCTGCTGATTTAACAAATTATATTAATACTTTTTTAACTGAAAAACTTTCTAAAAAAGAATACCTACATGGAAACTTAATTGAGTTATTTGGATTAGGTGTATTGTTAATGGGCAAATCAGGATTGGGAAAATCTGAGACATCAATTGAATTAATTAAGCATGGACATATGTTTATAGCAGATGATGCAATTGTGTGTAGTAATGTTTTCAATAAAATAATTGGACGTGCTCCAAAAAGATTCTTTGGTTTTTTAGAAGTTAGGGGATTAGGGATAATTAATGCTTCTAGAGTTTTTGGGATTGAAAAAGTTAAAGAATCTACTCAAATTAATGTGATTATTGAACTTGTAGAATTCGATCCAAAAGTTCACACTTTTGAAAGATTAGGAAAAGATTTACAGTATAAAGAGATTTTAGGTGTTAAAATACCTTATTATCTAATTCCTATCACACCTGGTAAAAAAACAAGTGACATGATTGAAGTTATAGTGGCACAACTAAAACTAATGTTGTCTGGATATAACTCATTTAAGGAAATGGAAGAAAAATCAATGGAAGATGACGATGAATAACTTTACTACAACTATGCAAGATATTAGTACAGCTTTTACAATAGGCTCTTTAGAAATAAAATGATATGGGATTTTTATCACTGTTGGTTTTGTTTTAGCTATTATATTAGCTTGTGTTAAATTAGAAAAATGATACAAAATTTCATGTAACCCTTTTTATTGATTTGTGTTTATTGGAATTCCTGTTTCTCTATTGGGTGCTAGAATTTGAAGTTTCATTATTGGGGATGCATCTAAATCATTAGCCACTCAAAACTTCTTTGCAGCTTTTTTTAATTTTAGAGAAGGTGGGCTTGCAATTGAAGGTGGAGTATTATTAACAGTGATTGCAGCTTTAATTTATTTCCCATTAGTATTAAAAAAACCT is drawn from Malacoplasma penetrans HF-2 and contains these coding sequences:
- the hprK gene encoding HPr(Ser) kinase/phosphatase, encoding MNWKDVHKNFSNYKLESVGREKEIISNRVTRTGLEFADFFVHKDLKAVVLWGNDEYLYLKQFDEKLVKEKIEKIFQLTPPLVVLSRSFPAKGIILELAKKYDISILSTKESSADLTNYINTFLTEKLSKKEYLHGNLIELFGLGVLLMGKSGLGKSETSIELIKHGHMFIADDAIVCSNVFNKIIGRAPKRFFGFLEVRGLGIINASRVFGIEKVKESTQINVIIELVEFDPKVHTFERLGKDLQYKEILGVKIPYYLIPITPGKKTSDMIEVIVAQLKLMLSGYNSFKEMEEKSMEDDDE